One genomic region from Ptychodera flava strain L36383 chromosome 5, AS_Pfla_20210202, whole genome shotgun sequence encodes:
- the LOC139134054 gene encoding uncharacterized protein, protein MDSTEDTSPPPSSDDSQEHIDVSSTVRGRGRGRGRARGRGRGRGRHTTTEARPTSSNEALLNIEQRKVTLRAMIEQMNDTEKNDQLLKIIENQPSLVFNLAVPQPQQPGVGGYHPSESSSKPDWCVCTFCREMPTQPERKCCDRPHEFCMSQSPDLRIFCLNEGSWQ, encoded by the exons ATGGACTCGACGGAAGAC ACATCACCGCCACCTTCATCCGATGACAGCCAAGAGCACATCGATGTTTCAAGCACAGTTAGAGGCAGGGGCAGAGGCAGGGGTCGTGCAAGAGGAAGAGGTAGAGGAAGGGGCAGACACACTACCACAGAAGCCAGACCAACATCAAGTAATGAGGCCTTACTCAATATAGAACAGAGGAAGGTAACGTTACGG gcCATGATAGAACAAATGAACGACacagaaaaaaatgaccaaCTGCTAAAGATTATTGAGAACCAACCAAGTCTTGTGTTTAACTTGGCAGTACCGCAACCACAACAACCTGGAGTGGGCGGATACCATCCGTCAGAATCATCTTCCAAACCAGATTGGTGTGTTTGCACATTTTGTAGGGAAATGCCCACACAACCAGAGAGAAAGTGCTGTGATAGACCTCATGAATTCTGTATGTCACAATCACCG